A region of Rhodohalobacter barkolensis DNA encodes the following proteins:
- a CDS encoding Y-family DNA polymerase codes for MPSAFALIDCNNFYASCERVFDPSLRNRPVVILSNNDGCVIARSNEAKECGVGMGVPEFKVRPDVKRHNIAVCSSNYALYGDMSRRVMETIQTVTPNMEVYSIDEAFAEISGRDHQDIIEKGKEIRRRVLQWTGIPVSVGLARTKTLAKLANESAKSDKYSGGVMALRSHREHQTLLKNTPVSEIWGVGRNYSKTLQKHGVVTAWNLIQQPDSWIRSKMKVTGLRMVWELRGHSCLEIEHAVDQRKGILSSRSFGRPVYDLNDLTEAVSTFTERASEKLRKQNSLTGMITVTLVTDKYSNPGLPYKFGLSVDLQTPTADLSTLISVARMCAVQLFEKGRKYRKAWVMLTGLVPDSEIQTSLFSEVDYSNRKKSLMESLDHINSKFGKRTLHSASTGIDQTWQMKQQFLSPRYTTRWDEVLTVRA; via the coding sequence ATGCCTTCCGCATTTGCTCTGATCGATTGTAATAACTTTTATGCATCATGCGAACGCGTGTTTGATCCGTCATTACGAAATCGCCCTGTTGTGATTCTTTCAAACAATGATGGCTGTGTGATTGCCCGATCCAATGAAGCCAAAGAGTGTGGAGTGGGAATGGGAGTTCCGGAATTTAAAGTACGCCCCGATGTAAAACGTCATAATATTGCGGTTTGCTCCTCCAATTATGCACTATACGGTGATATGAGCCGGCGGGTGATGGAGACCATTCAAACTGTTACGCCCAACATGGAAGTGTATAGCATTGATGAAGCGTTTGCGGAAATTTCTGGTCGAGATCATCAAGATATCATCGAAAAAGGTAAAGAGATCAGGAGAAGGGTTTTGCAGTGGACGGGGATTCCGGTTTCTGTAGGATTGGCCCGGACTAAAACGTTGGCAAAATTAGCCAATGAATCGGCAAAATCTGATAAATACTCAGGCGGGGTGATGGCTCTTCGTTCCCATCGGGAGCATCAAACATTGCTAAAGAATACGCCTGTTTCTGAAATCTGGGGAGTGGGTAGAAATTATTCGAAAACTTTACAGAAGCACGGAGTAGTTACTGCCTGGAATCTGATTCAGCAGCCCGACTCCTGGATTCGGAGTAAGATGAAAGTGACCGGTTTGCGAATGGTATGGGAGCTGCGTGGCCATTCCTGTCTTGAGATTGAACATGCAGTGGATCAGAGAAAAGGTATTTTGAGCTCCAGGTCATTTGGCAGACCGGTGTATGACCTGAACGATCTGACAGAGGCTGTTTCAACATTCACGGAGCGCGCATCCGAAAAATTGAGAAAACAGAACAGCTTGACCGGGATGATTACGGTAACCCTTGTAACCGATAAATATTCAAATCCCGGATTACCCTATAAATTTGGGCTGAGCGTGGATCTGCAGACACCAACCGCAGATTTATCCACACTGATCTCCGTTGCAAGAATGTGTGCTGTACAACTTTTTGAGAAAGGGAGGAAATACAGAAAAGCGTGGGTGATGCTCACCGGATTGGTGCCGGACTCCGAGATTCAAACTTCACTCTTTTCAGAGGTGGATTACTCAAACAGAAAAAAATCCCTGATGGAGAGTTTAGATCACATCAATTCAAAATTTGGTAAACGAACACTTCATTCGGCTTCCACCGGGATCGATCAGACCTGGCAGATGAAACAACAGTTTCTGAGTCCAAGATACACAACAAGGTGGGATGAAGTTTTAACCGTTCGTGCGTAA
- a CDS encoding LexA family protein, whose protein sequence is MKAAIAYPGNTVTEPQSSGVNETGFPSPATDHLENRLNLHKHVVKHPTSTFFSRVEGESNSLLGIHNGDILVVDRSLAPKNDSLVLAVLDGEITICRVERQFDEWVLLLGDGSHRPISFGDETVIWGKVTHIVHAV, encoded by the coding sequence ATGAAAGCAGCTATCGCCTACCCCGGAAATACCGTAACGGAACCTCAATCTTCAGGAGTGAACGAAACCGGATTTCCATCTCCGGCAACGGATCATCTGGAAAACAGGCTGAATTTACATAAACATGTAGTTAAGCACCCAACATCTACTTTTTTTAGCCGGGTTGAGGGTGAATCGAATTCACTGCTTGGGATTCATAACGGAGATATTCTTGTGGTAGACCGTTCCCTGGCGCCCAAGAATGATTCGTTAGTACTTGCTGTATTGGATGGAGAGATTACAATATGTCGTGTAGAACGGCAATTTGATGAGTGGGTTCTGCTTCTTGGGGATGGGAGTCATCGCCCGATCAGTTTTGGCGACGAAACAGTAATCTGGGGTAAAGTAACGCACATCGTCCATGCTGTTTAG
- a CDS encoding 2-hydroxyacid dehydrogenase gives MSLLLVSKNRDLKPYKEALLELDPNIEIDIWPGVSNPDRVQFAVAWRHPANLFEKFPNLKVISSLGAGVDHLLSDDTIPESIQFTRIVAPSLSGQMSDYILTAVLNIIRRTDNYLDQQRKTVWKPLDSLKKAEISVGVMGLGQIGSEVAKILVRNGFNVSGWSRTKKTIEGVTCYTKDELGAFLGKINIAICLLPLTPETGGILNLDLFKGLKQPAYLINAARGEHLVEEDLIYALDTDLIHHATLDVFSEEPLPESHPFWGRKKITITPHIASVTDPQESAELILENYKRMLSGMDLLHKVDREAGY, from the coding sequence ATGTCCCTGCTACTCGTATCTAAAAACAGAGATCTAAAACCATACAAAGAAGCGCTGCTTGAGCTCGACCCAAATATTGAAATAGATATTTGGCCGGGCGTCAGCAACCCCGACCGTGTACAATTTGCCGTTGCGTGGCGACATCCGGCCAATCTGTTTGAGAAGTTTCCCAATTTGAAAGTGATTTCCTCTCTTGGCGCCGGTGTGGATCACCTGTTAAGTGACGATACCATTCCCGAATCGATTCAGTTTACCAGAATAGTCGCCCCTTCCCTATCCGGGCAGATGTCTGATTATATTCTCACTGCTGTGTTGAATATCATTCGCAGAACAGACAACTACCTCGACCAGCAGCGAAAGACTGTTTGGAAACCATTGGATTCGCTTAAGAAAGCAGAGATTTCTGTTGGTGTTATGGGGTTGGGCCAGATTGGATCAGAAGTAGCTAAAATACTGGTTAGAAATGGGTTTAACGTCAGCGGATGGTCAAGGACGAAAAAGACGATTGAGGGTGTGACTTGCTACACAAAGGATGAACTCGGCGCTTTTCTTGGCAAAATAAATATTGCTATCTGCCTGCTTCCTTTAACACCCGAAACCGGCGGTATCCTAAACCTCGACCTGTTTAAAGGACTCAAACAGCCGGCTTATTTAATAAATGCTGCGCGAGGTGAACATCTGGTCGAAGAGGATTTGATCTACGCATTGGATACAGATCTCATCCACCATGCAACACTGGATGTTTTTTCTGAGGAACCACTGCCTGAATCCCACCCTTTTTGGGGGCGAAAGAAGATCACTATAACTCCACATATTGCATCGGTGACCGATCCTCAGGAGTCGGCAGAGTTAATCCTGGAAAATTACAAGCGGATGCTCTCGGGAATGGACCTGCTGCATAAGGTGGATAGAGAGGCTGGTTATTAA
- a CDS encoding N-acyl-D-amino-acid deacylase family protein has translation MIIRHLSLSFLFLLLVLNAMSCAETTSSDEATVITNATIIDGTGSDRFTGDLLIQDGVIKEIGTVDRDRFPNASIIDAEGRVVAPGFIDLHSHGDPLETPDFENFLSMGVTSISLGQDGRSAAVEDVDSWMRSVDEVGTGPNILHFKGHGTLRQLTDSPQEPDLPEEKLDEMMSLMRSSMEAGSFGMSTGLEYQFGRYTTMDELTALGEIVAEFDGVVMSHVRNEDDDQVEESIRELIEQGEKSGAKVHVSHIKIVYGNDPSRADDVLQVMNEARERGVEVTADVYPYAASFTGIGIVFPDWATEGDYDQIVADRREELAEYLRNRVNMRNGPEATLFGTAPWAGMTLADVAEELDKPFEDVLIDDIGPRGASAAYFVMNENVMQRFLQDPFVMVSSDGSPTMRHPRGYGSFAKIIRKYVVEEELLTLEEAVFKMNGQSAELLGLSDSEKVEIPRGMIKEGFAADLVIFDPEQVRDTADFENPHQLAEGFEWVLVNGVAVIENGEINENRPAGVIRRR, from the coding sequence ATGATAATTCGACACCTGTCACTTTCATTCTTGTTTCTTTTACTGGTTTTAAATGCAATGTCCTGCGCCGAGACAACGTCATCAGATGAGGCGACGGTCATCACCAATGCCACGATAATAGACGGAACCGGAAGTGATCGGTTTACGGGGGATCTGCTTATCCAGGATGGTGTTATTAAGGAGATTGGAACTGTAGATAGAGATCGTTTCCCCAATGCATCCATCATTGATGCAGAAGGCAGAGTTGTAGCTCCGGGTTTTATTGATTTGCATTCACATGGAGATCCATTGGAAACTCCGGATTTCGAAAATTTTCTATCAATGGGCGTAACTTCGATCAGCCTCGGGCAGGATGGGCGAAGTGCTGCTGTAGAGGATGTAGATAGCTGGATGAGAAGTGTAGATGAGGTTGGAACCGGACCAAACATCCTTCATTTTAAAGGACACGGGACGCTTCGCCAACTGACGGACTCACCGCAAGAGCCGGATCTGCCGGAAGAGAAACTGGATGAGATGATGTCCCTGATGAGATCATCAATGGAGGCCGGTTCATTTGGGATGTCCACCGGGCTGGAGTATCAATTTGGCCGATATACCACGATGGATGAGCTGACAGCACTGGGCGAAATCGTTGCAGAATTTGATGGTGTGGTAATGAGCCATGTACGTAATGAAGATGATGATCAGGTTGAAGAGTCCATCAGGGAACTGATTGAACAGGGTGAAAAGTCCGGGGCAAAAGTTCACGTATCACATATTAAGATTGTATATGGAAATGACCCTTCACGGGCGGATGATGTGCTGCAGGTAATGAATGAAGCACGGGAGCGAGGAGTGGAAGTTACGGCAGATGTCTATCCTTATGCGGCAAGTTTTACGGGCATCGGCATTGTGTTTCCTGACTGGGCTACAGAGGGAGATTACGATCAGATTGTTGCCGATAGAAGAGAAGAACTGGCTGAATATTTGAGAAATCGAGTTAACATGAGGAATGGCCCTGAAGCTACACTTTTTGGAACAGCTCCATGGGCAGGGATGACGCTGGCAGATGTTGCTGAAGAGCTGGATAAACCGTTCGAAGATGTGTTGATTGATGATATCGGACCGAGAGGAGCAAGTGCGGCATATTTTGTGATGAATGAAAATGTGATGCAGAGATTTTTACAGGATCCATTTGTGATGGTCAGTTCAGACGGCAGTCCGACGATGCGCCACCCGAGAGGATATGGAAGCTTTGCCAAAATTATTAGGAAATATGTGGTTGAAGAAGAGCTGCTGACACTTGAGGAGGCCGTATTTAAAATGAACGGGCAGTCGGCTGAATTGCTGGGTTTAAGTGATTCGGAAAAAGTGGAAATCCCGCGCGGAATGATTAAGGAAGGCTTCGCAGCTGATCTGGTAATTTTTGATCCTGAGCAGGTGAGAGATACCGCTGATTTTGAAAATCCACACCAATTAGCAGAAGGATTTGAGTGGGTGCTTGTAAACGGAGTGGCCGTAATTGAGAACGGTGAAATAAATGAGAATCGTCCGGCGGGAGTGATTCGAAGGAGGTAA
- a CDS encoding PAS domain-containing sensor histidine kinase, with protein sequence MITQNDLLDRALSTAKIGVWTYHKDSSIFQLSENSRDIFGIKESRLSDITELLNRFVSEHDREQYIECLNRIIEENESKSGIYQIKCLSGATKWIRCIGQPEDENGDTDTIFGTVQDITDHMETERKLAETQHKYELMAKNSSDGIIIIDKEVTSFVSPGFLKLMRYDTFEDYIKATSGSLRPVIHPDDKPRIKSEFKQKISEKAESGTYQFRAQTGNSSFIWREDHVSYQYDTHGRLEKTYAVCRDITKRKQTEKKLRQLIDEKNWLVSTIVHDIRNPISAGVSLNSILLEEIEDIEHRKLISAANEKLESALNLAAELLEISSLEDEGFSIEKETIQPIIILQSLQDSFGVKAESAGIEFVIQTDSDLPEMEMNKSKMIRVLNNLTSNALKFTPKGGKIQVSAASDNQHLKIIVEDSGIGIPGELIPNLFDKFTEAKREGLRGESTTGLGLSIAKQIIEHHNGSISVESSEDKGTKFSIQLPIR encoded by the coding sequence ATGATTACACAAAACGATTTGCTCGATCGCGCGCTGTCTACTGCAAAGATTGGAGTTTGGACTTATCACAAAGACAGTTCCATTTTTCAACTCAGTGAAAACTCAAGGGACATCTTTGGAATCAAGGAGAGCAGACTTTCTGATATAACTGAACTGTTGAACCGTTTTGTATCAGAGCACGATCGGGAACAGTACATAGAATGTCTGAACAGAATTATTGAAGAGAACGAGTCAAAATCAGGGATCTACCAGATTAAATGTTTGAGCGGTGCTACAAAATGGATCCGATGCATTGGTCAGCCGGAAGATGAGAATGGTGATACAGACACAATTTTCGGCACAGTGCAGGATATCACCGATCATATGGAAACTGAACGAAAGCTTGCTGAAACTCAGCACAAGTATGAGTTGATGGCTAAAAACTCATCAGATGGGATTATCATTATCGACAAGGAAGTTACGTCATTTGTCTCCCCCGGGTTTCTAAAACTGATGCGTTACGATACGTTTGAAGATTATATCAAAGCCACAAGCGGATCTCTGAGACCGGTTATTCATCCGGATGACAAACCACGTATTAAATCTGAATTCAAACAAAAAATTAGTGAAAAAGCCGAATCCGGAACCTACCAGTTCAGGGCCCAAACCGGTAATAGTTCATTTATCTGGCGGGAAGACCATGTGAGCTATCAATACGACACCCACGGGCGGTTAGAAAAAACCTATGCGGTTTGCCGGGACATTACGAAGCGTAAACAAACGGAAAAGAAACTTCGCCAGTTGATCGATGAAAAAAACTGGCTGGTTTCCACCATTGTACACGACATTCGAAATCCGATATCAGCAGGCGTTTCGCTAAACAGTATCCTACTCGAAGAGATTGAAGATATTGAGCACAGAAAGCTCATTTCTGCCGCAAATGAAAAGCTGGAATCTGCACTCAATCTTGCAGCAGAGCTCCTTGAAATTTCGTCTCTGGAGGATGAGGGTTTCAGCATCGAGAAAGAGACTATCCAGCCTATTATAATCCTTCAAAGTCTCCAGGATTCTTTTGGAGTGAAAGCTGAAAGTGCAGGAATTGAGTTTGTCATCCAAACTGATTCAGACCTGCCTGAAATGGAGATGAATAAAAGTAAAATGATTAGGGTGTTAAACAATCTGACCTCCAATGCTCTCAAATTTACTCCTAAAGGCGGTAAGATTCAGGTTTCGGCTGCTAGCGACAACCAACACTTGAAAATCATAGTTGAAGATAGTGGTATTGGAATTCCTGGTGAACTGATTCCAAATCTATTTGATAAATTTACGGAAGCAAAACGTGAGGGTCTCCGCGGGGAATCGACAACCGGACTCGGACTCTCTATTGCAAAACAGATCATTGAGCACCATAATGGCTCCATATCCGTTGAAAGCAGTGAAGATAAGGGTACAAAATTCAGTATTCAGTTACCCATCAGATAG
- a CDS encoding DUF1684 domain-containing protein has translation MMYRILFLSIAILFLCSCTRKDLGQAPLPDNYEEQFADWQEGRMESLTNPTGWMRLAGMYWLEEGENSFGSGDRVDIQFPESTLPEYAGEFILTKGKVRLQAADGVEFQYEDGTFRQKEIYDGEEALNIEYWSLEWLIIEREDLMGIRLYNKDNPKVDAFTGFDRYPLDPEWHLNAKFEPATEGETISIVNVLGQLVDTPTPGSIEFSVDGDVYTLDALEGEDQMFLIVGDLTNQTETYQAGRYIYIDYPEEGSDYTIIDFNKMYNPPCAYNLFTTCQLPPIQNRLDVAIPAGEKRAEGWEGLE, from the coding sequence ATGATGTATAGAATTCTATTTCTCTCGATAGCAATTTTATTTCTCTGTTCCTGCACTCGCAAAGATTTAGGGCAAGCTCCTTTGCCCGATAATTACGAGGAACAATTTGCAGATTGGCAAGAAGGCCGGATGGAAAGTCTCACCAATCCCACCGGGTGGATGCGTCTTGCAGGAATGTATTGGCTCGAAGAAGGTGAAAACAGTTTTGGATCAGGAGACCGGGTAGATATCCAGTTTCCTGAAAGTACACTGCCCGAATATGCCGGTGAATTCATTTTAACTAAAGGCAAGGTTCGCCTGCAGGCTGCCGACGGAGTTGAGTTTCAGTACGAAGACGGTACTTTTCGACAAAAGGAGATTTATGATGGGGAGGAAGCACTCAATATTGAGTATTGGTCTCTGGAATGGCTGATAATTGAACGGGAAGATTTGATGGGCATACGCTTATACAACAAGGATAACCCTAAAGTGGATGCCTTTACAGGATTCGACCGATATCCGCTGGATCCTGAATGGCACCTGAATGCTAAATTTGAACCCGCCACCGAAGGCGAAACCATATCCATTGTTAATGTTTTGGGGCAATTGGTTGATACGCCGACTCCGGGGTCCATCGAATTTTCTGTAGACGGCGACGTATATACGCTGGATGCCCTGGAAGGCGAAGACCAGATGTTTCTTATTGTAGGAGATCTTACAAATCAGACCGAGACGTATCAGGCCGGCCGCTATATCTACATCGATTATCCTGAAGAGGGAAGTGACTACACGATTATTGATTTTAACAAAATGTATAATCCTCCCTGTGCTTACAATCTGTTCACAACCTGTCAACTGCCCCCGATACAAAATAGGCTGGACGTTGCAATACCTGCCGGCGAAAAGAGAGCTGAAGGCTGGGAAGGTTTAGAGTAA
- a CDS encoding GWxTD domain-containing protein, whose protein sequence is MRQKILNISIPFAALTFLILAEVIHAQPQRAYDRGLEELYRSNITRALDIWYQAYDEEGSVDARIGLEYIRTVTDRDLQEYYEQATELYYRAITDGEGMDSRVAIRREIDRMRPIVGEGIYRQWTEWWEDENEKLGSDMRGFWVQADPTPARTANERLIEHWQRVNEAQNRFNKNNNTVYNTDDRGTVFIRYGEPDRSQNGILTLQSLNIRNWLQNQVNPYAETEQAEMSGEDEHEQEFALDVQINRLQDAIYQFHRYPEYEIWFYDGITESQGEPLIFVFGTDVITDEFKIQRGIENFIPERAYNSERERQDDGVEFTRAGLTPALMLQLLYYEQLAQLDSYFESRLNSLQDRILEQGGQAFRGLDMEFRSESVDILNQRVGSAPVEESTFADQIPDIPLNVYQYRFLDENLNPKILTFIESSAREAFLIDYHRNRGRYNVNAAELQDGRDISEIFTYYDLNHTLQIYDESWNVVDSEVHNPPLILDRGDNRNRSRTIIEQDHNGRSNQAASVELLNYNPDTKAVYETPFNPALRGLGKHQYRQPAPLNADADSLEMADLVLGYQKTDQFTEPFPFIVANDRVVPFEETLVLHFEVYNLEARDDGFTQFELTYRILPVDEAGDVLTDQTEFVLTLNFVNEYDRVVEDLEIETAELSPGLYDLQVHVEDMVTGQQKNRSVRFEVVAEE, encoded by the coding sequence ATGAGACAAAAAATTTTAAACATATCTATCCCGTTCGCGGCGCTGACTTTTCTGATTTTGGCAGAGGTGATTCATGCTCAGCCACAGCGTGCCTACGATCGGGGACTGGAAGAGCTCTACAGAAGTAATATTACCCGCGCTCTGGATATTTGGTATCAGGCATATGATGAAGAGGGGAGTGTGGATGCACGAATTGGTCTGGAGTATATCAGAACGGTTACGGACAGGGATTTACAGGAGTATTATGAGCAGGCAACAGAACTCTATTATCGAGCCATTACGGATGGTGAGGGGATGGATAGCCGCGTGGCTATTCGGCGAGAAATTGATCGAATGAGACCCATTGTGGGAGAAGGAATCTACAGGCAGTGGACTGAATGGTGGGAAGATGAAAATGAGAAATTGGGTTCTGATATGCGAGGATTTTGGGTTCAGGCAGATCCGACACCGGCCCGGACAGCCAATGAGCGCCTTATTGAACATTGGCAGAGAGTAAATGAAGCACAAAACCGATTCAATAAGAACAATAATACAGTTTACAATACCGATGACCGCGGAACCGTATTTATCCGCTATGGTGAGCCCGACAGATCTCAAAATGGAATTTTGACGCTTCAGAGTTTGAACATCCGGAACTGGCTTCAAAACCAAGTAAATCCCTATGCAGAAACTGAGCAAGCTGAAATGTCGGGTGAGGATGAGCACGAGCAGGAATTTGCACTGGATGTGCAAATAAATCGGTTGCAGGATGCTATTTATCAATTTCACCGATATCCTGAATATGAGATTTGGTTTTATGATGGAATTACAGAAAGCCAGGGAGAACCCCTGATTTTTGTTTTTGGTACAGACGTTATTACAGACGAATTTAAAATTCAGCGGGGCATTGAGAATTTTATACCAGAACGGGCTTATAATTCGGAAAGAGAAAGGCAGGATGATGGAGTTGAGTTCACAAGGGCAGGTTTAACACCCGCGCTGATGTTGCAACTGCTATACTACGAACAACTTGCACAATTGGATTCCTACTTTGAATCCAGGTTGAACAGTCTTCAGGATCGAATTTTAGAACAGGGTGGTCAGGCGTTTCGCGGACTTGATATGGAGTTCAGATCCGAAAGTGTTGATATTCTAAATCAAAGAGTAGGGAGTGCCCCGGTAGAGGAGTCAACCTTTGCCGATCAGATACCGGATATCCCTTTAAATGTGTACCAATATCGTTTTTTGGATGAAAATCTGAACCCTAAAATTCTCACATTTATTGAAAGCAGTGCCAGGGAAGCTTTTCTGATTGATTATCACCGAAACCGTGGAAGATATAATGTTAATGCAGCTGAACTTCAGGATGGAAGGGATATCAGTGAAATTTTTACCTACTACGATTTAAATCACACGCTTCAAATTTACGATGAATCATGGAATGTTGTGGATTCTGAAGTCCATAATCCCCCATTGATTTTAGACAGAGGAGATAATCGAAATCGATCGCGGACTATTATTGAGCAGGATCATAACGGAAGGTCAAATCAGGCGGCTTCAGTAGAACTTTTGAACTATAATCCGGATACCAAAGCCGTATATGAAACACCATTTAACCCTGCCCTAAGAGGGTTAGGTAAGCATCAATACCGGCAGCCGGCTCCTCTTAATGCCGATGCCGATTCACTGGAAATGGCCGACCTTGTTTTAGGGTATCAAAAAACGGATCAGTTTACAGAACCATTTCCGTTTATTGTTGCTAACGATCGGGTTGTTCCATTTGAAGAGACGCTGGTTCTCCATTTTGAGGTTTACAATCTCGAGGCGCGGGATGATGGATTTACTCAATTTGAACTGACCTACCGAATTCTACCCGTTGATGAGGCCGGAGATGTGCTGACGGATCAAACCGAATTTGTGCTTACACTTAATTTTGTAAATGAGTACGATCGTGTAGTTGAAGATCTGGAGATTGAAACGGCTGAGCTTTCTCCGGGTTTATACGACCTGCAAGTTCATGTAGAAGATATGGTAACCGGTCAGCAGAAGAACCGGTCTGTCCGGTTTGAAGTTGTCGCCGAAGAGTAA
- the dnaX gene encoding DNA polymerase III subunit gamma/tau, translated as MADNYRALTRKYRPQTFDDIVSQDHVSSTLKNAIKQNRISHAYMFSGPRGVGKTTMARVLARTINQIDNSVDGESLNQTLNIVEIDAASNNKVEDVHQLRETVRIPPQNGRYKVFIIDEVHMLSKQAFNALLKTLEEPPSYAIFIFATTEPHKVLPTILSRVQRFDFKRISVNEIVQRLKGICADESITIDDESLHIIAKRADGALRDALGLMDQAIAFCGTTIQHDELLQALNVVGHDQLFEYTDAIQKQDASVGLELIDRLIKNGVDIQEFLVSLTEHLRNLYVSKQSNKMYLVEATEDTKQKYRESAKHFSDDELLRMLHLVSEAQIKIKDVQQPRVHFEILMLKLIHMGRTKEINQLISGLEQLKKNGSSQITANGSQINNPTPSSDSISESSVSAHDNSEENSHSSSDKAEISEKPASEPEKKVKAEPKQSNPVQSESAPHPAQPQTSTIVEEAPEEEDTEEDFLTIRPSLGYVKGISSSNGEEVKTEGKKEEQQPSSTDHINTLEEVEACWKSFLNVVKESAPQMLYFQILRFKLKELKGSTLIVAVDNEFATNLVDENQQLLSSLFKRLTGTFIRFSCTVEQNDQKKKESISPYERFKEIQKEDPNLRTIVNLFGAELEY; from the coding sequence ATGGCAGATAATTACCGCGCGTTAACCCGTAAATACAGACCGCAAACTTTCGATGATATTGTATCGCAGGATCATGTAAGCAGTACTCTCAAAAATGCGATCAAGCAGAATCGAATTTCTCATGCTTATATGTTTAGTGGTCCGCGCGGAGTGGGTAAAACGACCATGGCCCGGGTGCTGGCCCGAACCATTAATCAGATTGACAACTCTGTTGACGGAGAGTCGCTTAATCAGACCCTGAATATTGTAGAAATTGATGCCGCCTCCAACAATAAGGTTGAGGATGTTCATCAGCTCCGCGAAACAGTTCGGATTCCGCCTCAGAACGGCCGCTATAAAGTGTTTATCATCGATGAGGTTCACATGCTGAGTAAGCAGGCTTTCAACGCCCTGCTCAAAACACTCGAAGAACCTCCCTCTTATGCCATATTTATTTTTGCCACAACAGAGCCACATAAGGTCCTTCCAACGATCCTTTCCAGGGTTCAGCGCTTCGATTTTAAGCGAATCAGCGTAAACGAAATTGTTCAGCGACTGAAAGGAATCTGCGCGGATGAGAGCATCACCATTGATGATGAATCCCTTCATATCATTGCAAAAAGAGCAGATGGTGCACTGCGCGACGCTCTCGGTTTAATGGATCAGGCCATTGCTTTTTGCGGAACAACCATCCAGCATGATGAACTTCTGCAGGCGCTGAATGTTGTTGGCCACGATCAACTGTTCGAATATACCGATGCCATCCAAAAACAGGATGCCAGTGTTGGTCTTGAGCTGATTGACCGTTTGATTAAAAATGGTGTGGATATTCAAGAGTTTTTGGTGTCGCTTACAGAACACCTCCGCAATCTGTACGTTTCCAAACAATCAAACAAAATGTATCTGGTTGAAGCCACCGAAGATACCAAACAGAAGTACAGGGAATCCGCTAAACACTTCTCTGATGATGAGTTATTGCGAATGCTGCATCTTGTAAGCGAAGCTCAGATTAAGATCAAAGACGTTCAACAACCACGGGTTCATTTTGAAATCCTGATGTTGAAGTTGATCCACATGGGCAGAACCAAGGAGATCAATCAATTGATCAGCGGACTGGAGCAGTTAAAAAAAAACGGCAGCAGTCAGATAACCGCTAACGGTTCGCAAATAAACAACCCAACTCCTTCGTCAGACTCAATTTCCGAAAGTTCAGTAAGTGCCCATGATAATTCAGAGGAGAATTCACATTCTTCATCAGATAAAGCTGAAATATCAGAGAAACCGGCTTCTGAACCGGAAAAAAAAGTCAAAGCTGAACCCAAACAGAGTAATCCTGTACAATCAGAATCTGCGCCTCACCCGGCTCAACCGCAAACTTCCACAATTGTAGAAGAAGCGCCTGAAGAGGAAGATACCGAAGAGGACTTTCTAACAATACGTCCATCCCTGGGATATGTGAAAGGAATTAGTTCTTCAAACGGAGAAGAAGTCAAAACTGAAGGTAAGAAAGAAGAACAGCAACCAAGCAGCACAGATCACATAAACACATTAGAAGAGGTTGAAGCTTGCTGGAAATCTTTTCTCAATGTTGTGAAAGAGAGTGCTCCACAAATGCTCTATTTCCAGATTTTACGCTTTAAGCTGAAAGAGTTGAAAGGGTCGACTCTCATTGTAGCTGTCGACAATGAGTTTGCCACCAACCTTGTTGATGAAAACCAGCAGCTGCTCTCATCTCTGTTCAAGCGTTTAACAGGAACCTTCATTCGGTTTTCTTGTACCGTAGAACAGAACGATCAAAAGAAAAAGGAATCTATCAGCCCTTACGAGCGATTTAAGGAGATCCAAAAAGAGGACCCAAACCTCCGTACCATTGTAAATCTGTTCGGGGCTGAACTTGAGTACTAA